CCAGGCTCTGCGGGCCTGTCTCTGGCAGCATCTGCGGTAGCATGGACCCATGATGGGGCTGTATTTCTGCTTGGCCTCAGCGGGTAGGTGGCTGATATGGTCAGGTTAATGACTCTGTCCAGTGTGATCTCCCCCATGGCGGTGCCCAGCTTGCTTGTGTCCAAAGCCAAAGAATCTGTTGCTCTGTCCAGCCGGGCTGTATTTGCTCTAGCCAGAGCCGTGTCTGCATGTGTCCCGGCTGTGCCCAGCTTCACTGGGTCTGGTACCACCAAATCCACGGCTGTGCCCTCTGTGGTTGGATCTGGCTTGGCTGGACCTGCTGTAGCTATGGCTTTGCCCGGCTTGTCAGGCTCTGGGGTCACCCAATCCGTGACTGTGCTTGGCTCGGTTGTGCCTGCTGTAGCAAAGTCTACGGTTGCGTTCAGCTTGGTGCCCAGAGAAGGCAACTCCACGCCTGGGTCCCGTCCGGATGTGTCTGGTGTGGCCGGATGGACAGTCAAGTTAGGTCTGTTGGTGACCGTTGTGCCTAAACGTCTACCTGTGCCTAGCCTGGTTGTGTCCAGAGTAGCCAAATCCATGGTCGTCGCAGGACCCATGGTAGAGGTGGCCCTTTGGAGATGCAACCGGGGTCTCGGGATACCCCTGGCCCGGGGCTTGCCTCTTCCTGGAGGTGCTCTGGTAATCACATGGGCAGTCCCTGGGACAGGATACTTCTGACCTACCAAACCTGGCCCTGCGGGACCTGGTGATTTCTGGGCTAACCGGGATTGAAACGGTAGGGCCAGGTAGGAACTCACCAGAGGCTTCTCCACTATGGGCATCCTGCTGGGTTTGGCCAGACCTGGGTTCCCCGGGCCTTCAGAGTGGACTCTGCCCCCCGGCACTTGGGTCAGAGATCGTGAGCCCGGGCTGGGCAGCCTCCCTCCTCCATGGGTGGCAGCCTCCTTGCCCGGGGTGGGCAGCTCTTCCCAGTGAGAAGGTAGGGGACTCAGGGGCCATGCCTGGCTGTTCTGCCGGAGCGTTAAGGAGATGGAGCTGAGCTTCCGGGGCACGGTCTCCTGTGGGGGCCCAGTCCGGGCCCTGGCTCCAGGGCCTGGTCGGCCAGAAGCCTGTGGGATATGGCTTTGAGGAAAGGCATCCAGACGGATGGTTTTCCTGAGGACAGGGACGAGGGGAGACACCCCTCCAGAGAGCTTTGAGGGGCGGGCAGGACGCCCCAGCAAGTGGCTGTGGGACAGAGGGGTTGCGGGGCTGAGGGAGCCATGCTGCTGCATCTCAAAATTGTGGTCCATCCGGGTCTTCCGTCTTCCCCTGAGGCAATCAACAGAGAGAAGGCGCCAAGCGGGGTGTGAGGGGCTCCGCTTGCATTTCTTTGATTCCTAGTTAATAAAGAGTATGAAAACTTCTTTACTGAGTAGCAAATTAATTTGCAGTTGTCAGTGTTTGCCAAAGTCTTATGAAACaagacagtattttaaaatgcaaaagacTTAAATCCTATGAAATGTTACAGAGTAATTGTTGGGTAAAGCCTGATTTATCATTTTCGTATGATGCAGTCAGTAAGGTAcgaaatagttttaaaaactatTCACCATATAACTGGTGGAAATATAACAAGGGAAAAATtgctaaatatatatgtaaagcggggcacctgggtggctcagtgggttaaagcctctgcctttggctcaggtcatgaccccagggtcctgggatggaaccccacatcgaatcgggttctctgctcagcagggagactgtttcccttcctctttctgtgcctgcctctctgcctacttgtgatctctgtctgtcaaataaagaaatacaatctttaaaaaataaatatatatatataaagcttaATCTCTAAATATAATTTGTTAACAATGAGACAACAGAAATATTTTACAAGAAATAtattgacaggggcgcctgggtggctcagtgggttaaagcctctgccttcggctcaggtcatgatcccagggtcctgggatcgagcccgcatcgggctctctgctccgcggggagcctgcttcctcctctctctgcctgcctctctgcctagttgtgatttctctctgtcaaataaataaaatattaaaaaaaaaagaaagaaagaaatgtatggccaaaaaattttaatatatcggGATATAAAATTGTGGGATCCTCAATGGCTTGAGTTTTATACTACTTATCCAAAACACAAATGCCTAGAGGTcatgggcgcctggctggctcagtcagtacagtcagtagagcatacaactcttgatgttggggttttGTGTTTGAACCCCATATTAGGCAAGaaacctacttaaaaacaaaaatcaagaagcaaacaaacaaaaaacactgccaGGTCTGAAGGGCCCTTGTTCTGAGACCCCAGCTAGAGGGCTGTGGTTATCGGAagtctgtctgcctctgtcttttCCAGGAGGGGCCGGAGGGCTCTGGGTTCCCACCCACAGCACCCACAGGAGTTCAGGCATCCAGGTGGGAGACCGAGGGATGACCTGTTTGGCTTGGGAACAGCGTCTGCCTCTGGGGCTTCTGCCCAGAACCAGGAAAGAGCCCCGGGCTGGCCTGCTGCTGGAGCCGGAATCAGCCGAAGCTGAAGAGGGCCGCGGTGAGGGGGAGGCTCGGGAAGCCAAGTGACAAGGGCTCACAGTGAACTAGCCACAGTCCCTGCCCCTGGGGAACCTGCCATCCCTCGTGGCACCAGGCAGCAGGCAGCGAAGCCGGCCCAGCTAAGCGGGACGTGGGCGTTGGCCTCAGAGGAGGGAGGCTGGCCTGGAGGCTGGGGCGGCTCCCACAGAAGCCCCAAAGGGGAGGGGTGTGCTATCTGCCTGAAAATCAACTGTGGGACTTCTAGGCTgttggggggcgggcagggcagCAAAAGGCCACAGGTGCAGTGATCAGGCCCAGGCCAGGCCACAGTGTTGCTCGGCCCAGGAAAATGACCCAGTCAGATCAGCCGGTGGCAAGAGTCACTCCTGTGCCGGGTGACAGAGGGATGAGAAGGGAACAGAAGTGGAGgccaggggagtggcagggacaCCCACGGTTGAAACCCCGTGGCTGGCGTGGAGCTGGAGAAGGCTGCCCAGCACAGAGGTAGAAACAACAGACcagcaggaggtggggagagaaggggtcGAGGGCGCTGGCTGATAGTCTGTGTGGATGAGCTATCCCGCAAGGTGGCCCTCAAGACCCCCAGATGGCCAGCTAGCGCACACTCTGGGCTCCGTATAATTTCCCTGAGGACCGAAGTTGTTCCTGTTGATTTCAACACAGCAGGCTGGGCAGGCCGGGGCTGGTCAGAAGGGTTCTCAGGAGAGGGACTGACCCTAAAGCCTGGTCCCTAAGGTCTGGAGCAAGGGGTCTTCACAGTGATACCCCAGCCCTTCTCCAGCCACATGTTTGTACCCAAGACTGTGCCAGCCTCCATCACCCCCCACTCAGCACAGCCCTATGGCCCTGCTCTCCTGGCCTTATCCACAACCACACATACCTGGGCACACGCCGGCCTCACCCACAAATATCTGCCCTCGGTGTGCATGCCCACACGGAGAGGGCAGGCCCAAGGATAGGATCTCTGAGATCTACTTGTTCCAATGTCGCcagacccccaccccctcacGGAGCCTATCTCCCATCATCTATCCCTGGCCCTCTCCCATCCACtccctctccacacacacacgtaaataTCCACCTGCCTTGATCAGAGAACAAGTGAAGTCCAGCGTTCCTCAGTCCGGGAAACCCTCCTCTGCACCCAGATGGCTACTGTGACCAGCTCAGGGCCCTCTTCCCTCTGGTCCCTTCATGGTTCTCCGCTCAGCCTCCAGGCCATCGTCCCCAGGCCTAGGGCCCAGCCCTCTCCTGACCTGTCCCACCAGCGACATCCACAGCTGGGCTGGGCtccggggcagggaggggcagggaggggctggcttcTCAGGAGTGGGCGTCGTGAATGGCTGTTCTGAGCCTCTGGAATCCCGAAGGGCCTAGGGAGGCTCCTAATGGCCAGGCTGGGCTGCCCTGGACTCAAGAGCATCTTGGGGGAGGGCCGCGCCCTGTCATCTGCCCTCCCCAAATTTAAATCTACTCTGTCTCCCACAGACTCTGACCCCTGAGAGACGTCTCCCGGTTCCCTCCGAAGTTTCCCTCAGCATAGCTGGTGCTCTCACACGGGAACCCACACAGTTTTATCCTGTAAACCAAATGATTAGAGCTCTTGGAGCCAATTAAGGACACTCCAAATACGGCCACCCTCCGGTGGTCCCCGCACCATCCTCGTTTCTCTCTGCATTGCTTCCACGCCCCCGTTTAGCTCTGCGACCCTCAGCTATCTTGTCCACCCACCTGAGGACTTTTCTGGGCCAAGCTGGAGTTCCCAGAAGCTACAGCCAGGACTGTCTGCTTCAACCATTCCTtgagcccctccccactccagctgGACCCTGTCCCAAGGCCCTGAGGACGTGAAGATGACCCAGGTCTGGGCCCGGGAGTCCCACCCTGTGGGCTGGGTGTCTTCTTCTGCCCCTGTTGTCGCAACAGTAATAACAGTGATCGTGCTAATCATAGCTGCCGTTTGCTGGACACtgactatatgccaggcactgtgctgaggcTGGGAAGGAGCTCGCCGGCTGCTCAAGAAGATGGGTATGTAAACAGGTCCTTAGAGTAATACAGCAATGACAATACAGGACATCCTTGGAGCACTCCCCCTGAGCCAGGAACCAGGCTAAGCCCGCTCTCTGCGCCTCCTGTAATCTTCGCCTTGTCACCTGCTCTGGGCTGATGAGCACACCGCCACCCACAAACGCTGTGCGGTCTGGTCGGTTTTCCTGGGGATTGCCCTCCTTCGCGAGTGAGCTCCTGGAGCCGTGCTGGCCAATAGAACGTTCTACgataatggaaatgttctgtatctgtgcCATCCAGGGTGACAGCCGCTAGCCACAGGGGAACTTATTTTCTCTGGGTCCGAGGCCCTGGCAAGCATCagctgaatgaaggaatgaacggatgagtgaatgaatgaaatgacgGAGTGAATGGTGACCGTGTGGACTCTGACCTTCCCCTCTTCATCCATTCTCTCCCTTTTCGGCCTTTAAGTTTTCAAACTTGGCTGCGCCTGATTACTGGGGCAACACCTGCTGGAAGCCccgtgggtgggggaggggaggggtccggagttcctccccctcctttctggTTCTGGGGACCAGGCCAATTTGAGGAAGAATACAGGTGGcttgggcggggcgggggggacagCACAGTTCTGCCCGGACAGATTGGGTAGGGGGAGACTTTACTGGTCACCCCCACTGGATTACATCATTTCTGAGATGAGGAAGCCCTGAGTAGGAGTCAGGAGTCCTGGATTCTCTCCCCCACTTTGGCAAACGAGTCATTACACAGCTTCTACCAGATCCCTTGGGCTTCTGGCTCGGTTTCCTTTGCAAATAAATACATCCCAGGTGCTTTCACGTGGGCTCTTCCAGCTTAAAGATCTAGCATTCCCCCACCCGGCTCCCTGCCAGGCTCTTAGGGACTTGAGAGTCAGGCAGAGTCTGGCTCAAGTCTGTATCTCCCAGGCCCATCTGCCTTGCTCTGTCCTCCAGGGTTGGAGGGCACTGCCTGCCCAGTAATTACAGCCTGGGTTCAGCTGCCCTCTAGTGGTCCGCAGTGGCAATGACCTTATGTCTGCGCTGCTGTTCTTTCTCCGCAAAGGAATGATCCTCAACGCCTTGGAAGTAGCCTCAGAGCAGACCCTGACCCAAGCAAAACATCATTGTGGTGTCCGGGTGGCCTCCCAGACAAGCGGTGCGGGCTCTAGAATCCCCGTCTTGCATTTGCTACTGCTGTGTGATTTTGAACAGGTCACCAGGTCTCCGAACtccagtttcttcacctgtaaaaatGGGAATGGTATCGGTCAGGATGGGTCAAATTATACTGCGATAACAAACAGTCCCAAAACCCGAGGAACTTATAACAACAAAGATTTCCTTCTCATTCATTTCTTATGTCCACTGTGGTTTGGATCCACAGAGGCTCTGCTCTGTGTCATCTTCCTCGGACCCAGGCTGATGGAGCGCCTTCTGGAGCCTTCCACAGACCCAGGCTGATGGAGCTCCTTCTGGGGCCTTCCACGGACCCAGGCTGATGGAGCGCCTTCTGGAGCCTTGCTGGTCATTGTGACAGACAGAGGGGTGAAGTGCGCACTAGCTATGAAATGCTTTGGCTTagactctctcctcctcctcctccttctcctcctcctccccctcctcctgcttctcagtAGGCTCCACACGGGGTCCAGCTCTGGGCccagactcatgaccctgagatcaagacctgagctcgagatcaagagtcagacgcttaactgcctgagccacccacacactccTGGCCTGGACTCACTTCTGATCCCAGAATTAGTCACGTGGTCCCACCCACCACAAGGAGGTAAGGAAGCTAACCCTACTGTGTGTGAGAGCTGAAGAGCCAGAAATAGTTGATGAACAGGACCAATGACCCACTTGCGCAGTCGTAGGTATATAGTGAGAAGTGCAGTGAATTCAATCCAGGTTAGCCACTAAAACTGTAGCCTCGTCATTCTGGTTCCCTTTTTTCTTCGCCCTCATGATTTCCTGTGACTTCCCCACCAGCTCCACCTGCTTCCAGCTGCCGATACAGAGGGAGGCAGACTTGGGCTTGAGGAAACTCACACAATCAACCCGTGGCTTGCCATCCAGGTCTCCAGATTCTGAGCCCTTCCTAGAGGGCAGAGAAGGGGCTTTGCCCCCTGGAGGCTCTCCGTAACTGTGTTGATTGACAGCGTGATGGTCTGTCGAGGGAgcctgaagcctctgccttcctcccgaAGCTAGCCTCTGGCCTCTCCAAGCCCTTCCTGCTTGACCAAAGTGGAGAGCCGAGGGGGTGGAACAATGAGAAGCCTGTGCTGCAACCCCCCACCCGGGGCCAGAGTCCGAACATTGCAACCATTCCTACGCAGGGACCCTGCACATTCCTGCCTCCTGTCCTGTTCTGGGCCTGGCCCAGACACACCCACCTTCGCCTGACAGCTCCCAGATGGTAGGAAAGGAAAGCTCTCGGGACTCTGCAAAACATCCCAAGGCATTAAAAAACCTGCACAACagtttcccacccccaccctggcccccagGAAGCCTCTAAGCCTTTCTAAAATCTCAGTAGCTAAGCAGATGGGTAGCCCCTGGCAAGACTTCCAAAGAGACCAGCCCATTTATCCAACAAGCATGCTTTCACGGAGGCCTTGCCCAGTGCCAGGCAGGCTGTGGGCTGAGATGAGGAGATGCCATTGCTCCTCTCCACCAACACATAAACAAAATCACAGCACAAGATTAGGGCTGTAATGGGGAAAGCTCCTGGTGGAATCAGgggggggcttcctggaggaggtagcAAGCGGAACGTCATCTGATTCTCTCCCTGGATCTAAGCCTTGTGTGAAAAACCACCTTCTGGTCATTCAGTCTCCCCTCCCATCACTCACCAATATTCTAGACTTCAACCACGCGACACCCCTCACACTTCAGAGAGGACCGGGTTCCCCCTCACCTCCATGGCTCTGCACTTACTGACAGGGAAAACTcatattcatccttcaaaactcaGCTGAGTCGTGTgtcctccaggaagctttccttcACAAACCCCCACCCCAAGAGTCTTCGGTTCTGTTTTCAGTTTCTCATACAGCTCCTTGCTGTGGTGACATTTCTGTCATTTGTTTACACATCTGTCCCCTCCAGCGTGTGAGCTCTTTTAATTCAGAGACTTTATCTTCTTTGTCATTGATTTCTTGGCGGCAGGGCTAGTGCTGGGTAGAGCAGGTATGTGACAGGCTTCCATGGGGTTCGGGAGGATAGCTGTAGGACACACAGTATTTATAGGGTGCTTACTTGCCAACTAGCTCCTTCGACATTTGCCACGACCcagggggcaggcagggcaggagtGATACAGAAACAATGCGCCATCTACGGAAAACCTGCCCTGGGCTGA
This DNA window, taken from Meles meles chromosome 7, mMelMel3.1 paternal haplotype, whole genome shotgun sequence, encodes the following:
- the LOC123946296 gene encoding translation initiation factor IF-2-like, with protein sequence MDHNFEMQQHGSLSPATPLSHSHLLGRPARPSKLSGGVSPLVPVLRKTIRLDAFPQSHIPQASGRPGPGARARTGPPQETVPRKLSSISLTLRQNSQAWPLSPLPSHWEELPTPGKEAATHGGGRLPSPGSRSLTQVPGGRVHSEGPGNPGLAKPSRMPIVEKPLVSSYLALPFQSRLAQKSPGPAGPGLVGQKYPVPGTAHVITRAPPGRGKPRARGIPRPRLHLQRATSTMGPATTMDLATLDTTRLGTGRRLGTTVTNRPNLTVHPATPDTSGRDPGVELPSLGTKLNATVDFATAGTTEPSTVTDWVTPEPDKPGKAIATAGPAKPDPTTEGTAVDLVVPDPVKLGTAGTHADTALARANTARLDRATDSLALDTSKLGTAMGEITLDRVINLTISATYPLRPSRNTAPSWVHATADAARDRPAEPGALDRARETKGLRRRRRLGRNALSPRNIPTRA